Below is a genomic region from Mesorhizobium sp. NZP2298.
ATTGACCTGCACGCACGCTATGATGTGCTCAGCGCCAGCCGCATAGCAGGCGAGATGGAGCGCTTCAATCTTCTGTGGCTTGAAGAGCCGATCCCGGCGGAAAATGTCGAAGCCCTGAAGCAGATCCGCATGCGGACAAAGACGCCGATCTGCGTCGGCGAAAATCTCTATCTGCGCTGGGGCTTCCGGGAACTGTTCCAGAATTACGGCGCCGACGTCATCATGCCCGACGTGCCGAAATGCGGCGGCTTGGCGGAGAGCCGCAAGATCGCGAATCTCGCCGAGATGTATTACGTGCCCTTCGCGCCGCATCTGGTGTCGACGCCACTGGGCACAATGGCGACGTGTCATGTCTGCGCCAGCGTTCCGAACTTCCTGGTGCTGGAGTGGCACGCGCTCGAGGAGCGGGAAGCCTGGGACAGCTATGTACGCTTGCCGAATGGCGCCAACTCAATCGTCGAAGACGGCCACATTGTCGTGCCTGACGTGCCCGGCATCGGCGTCGAGCTCGACATGGATGGTGTGCGCAAACACGCCGTCCCCGGCTATGGCATCTTCGAATAGCGAGGGACGGCGTTCTGCCGGCCGGCACCGGCTGCTCGACCGAACAAATCCGTTGGGAGAACACCATGGGCAAGCGGATCATTTTCACCGGCGGCAGCGGCAAGATCGGTCGCCATGTCATACCCTATTTGCTGAAACATGGGCATCAGGTCCTCAACCTCGACCTGACACCGCTCGATGTGCCTGATGTCGACACCGTCATCACCAACCTTGCAGACGCCGGCGAGACCTACAATGCGCTGACGCTGCATTTCGGATTCAACGAATATTTCGGCGGCAAGGGCCGCGGCCCAGTCGACGCCGTCGTCCATTTCGCGGCGCTCCCGCGGATATTCCTGCGGCCGGACAACGCCATGTTCGCCGCCAATGTGCAGTCGACCTACAATGTGATCGAAGCCGCCACCAAGCTCGGCATCCGCAAGATCATTACCGCTTCCAGCGAAACGGTCTATGGCGTGTGCTTTGCCGAAGGCGTCCGCGATTTCACGTCGTTTCCGGTGGAAGAGGATTACGACGTCGATCCGACCGACAGCTACGGTCTTTCCAAAGTGCTCGGCGAGAAGATCGCGCGCTCTTTTGCCTCCCGCACCGGAGCCGACATCTATGCGCTGCGGATCGGCGGCGTCGTCGAACCGCATGACTATGCCCGTTTCCCGGAATTCCTGTCCGATCCCTCGAAACGGCGGCGCGACGCCTGGACCTATATGGACGCTCGCGATCTCGGCCAGATCGTCGATTTGTGCATCGAGAAGGATGGCTTGGGGTTCCAGATATTCAACGCCGTCAACGACAACATCGTGGCTGAGTTGCCGACGGCGGAGTTTCTGGGCAAACACGCACCCAGCATACCAGTCACACGCGCCATGGATACGTTCGAAGGACCGATCTCAAACCGCAAGCTGCGCGACGTCCTTGGCTTCCGGCAAGAATATGACTGGCGCACACAACGACCCGGTTGATGCCCCGATGGGCACTTCAGCGATCGAAGAAGCCTGCGTCCTCTTCCTTGAGATACTTCCTGGCCGCTTCGGCGTCGATGTCGAGGCCCAGCCCCGGCGCTTCCAGCAGGTCCACCATGCTGTCCTTCACGATCTGCGCCGGCAAGCCGATCACCAAATCCTCCCACCACGGGTCGGAGGCGCTCGGATATTCGAAGGCGATGTAGTTGGCGGGCAAGGTGGCGCAGACATTGATCAGCGCCCCTAAGCCGAGCAAACCGTTCGCGGTGCCGTGCGGCGCCATCAGGATCGAGTGCATGTAGGCGTGCTCGGCGACCCATTTGAGCTCGGCGATGCCGCCGATATCGGCCGGGTCCGGACCGATGATGCGGACCGCCTGCGTTTCGATCAGCTCCTTGAAATTATGCCTGAGATAGATCTGCTCGCCGGTATGGATCGGTGTCGAGGTGGAGGTCGTCAGTTCCCGGTAGGCCTGCGGATTGACCCAGGGCACATAGTCGCCGGTCAGCATGTCCTCGAGCCACATCAAATTGTACTTCTCGACCGCTCGGGCGAACTTGATCGCATCGGGCAGCATCCAGCCCGGGCCGCAGTCGAGCGCCAGGCTGACCTTGTCGCCCAGCACTTCCTTCATCGCCGCCACGCAGTCGAGCATGTGATTGAAACCGCGCTCGCTGATCACGCCCTGATCCATGGCGCCGTGATAGCCGGCCTTCTTCTGCGTCACGCCGTAGTGGAAGTCCTCGATGCTGTCCTTCATGTTGGAGTGGAACGAGATTCCCTGCTTGACCATGAAGAAGTTCTGCGGCTGCTCCATCATCCATTTGACGTCGGCGGCGTAGTCCTCCGGCCGGTCGCCCGTGCGCTTGCGGCGGATCGAACCGTTGTAGACGCGCACCTTGTCGCGCACCTTGCCGCCGAGGAGTTTGTAGGCCGGCACGCCCGCGGCCTTGCCGGCAATGTCCCATAGCGCATGCTCGATGGCGCTCACCGCCGCGCCATAGGGTTTGAATGAACCGCGCTGGCGGATCTTCAGCATCACCCGCTCGACGTCGGTCGGGTCCTCGCCGAGCAGCGCCTCGCGGAAATGCAGCACAAAGGGCTTGAGATAGGTTTTGGTATACTCCACCTCGCCCAGACCATAGACGCCCTCGTCGGTGACGACGCGAACGATCGGATGCTTGCCGATAACCGCGCAGCGCAGATCGGTGATCTTCATGGCGCAGCCCTATTTCACAGACGAGAAAGCTGTCGGCGTGAGCAACTGGCTGCTGATATTGGCAACGATCTGCCCGTCGCGCTCAGACTCTTCCCGGGCCTTGTGCCATACCGGATCGCTGACGAAAGCCGTCCATTTCGCCTCACGCTCGGCCAGCGATTCCCAGGCGAGGAAATAGGTGAGGCGATTGCTGTTTTCGCCGATCGCCGTGGTGAAAAACCCGGCTTGGCGGATGCCATGCCTCTCCCAGATGGCCAGCGTTTGCTCGGAAAAGCGCTTGAGCAGAGCCGGCAGCCTGCCCGGCAGGCAGTCATAGATACGCAATTCGTAGATCATGGTTTCGTCCGTTCCTTCTTCGCCTGGGAGAGGTCGACACGAATGGTCGATCGTTGGCCCTGAGCCTGGGGGATGATGGCAGGAGGTCTGGGCTAACTCCAAGTCCGGTCCCAGCTATATTCATTGTCCCAATGTTCGGTGGATTGCCATATCCCCGT
It encodes:
- a CDS encoding NAD-dependent epimerase/dehydratase family protein, translated to MGKRIIFTGGSGKIGRHVIPYLLKHGHQVLNLDLTPLDVPDVDTVITNLADAGETYNALTLHFGFNEYFGGKGRGPVDAVVHFAALPRIFLRPDNAMFAANVQSTYNVIEAATKLGIRKIITASSETVYGVCFAEGVRDFTSFPVEEDYDVDPTDSYGLSKVLGEKIARSFASRTGADIYALRIGGVVEPHDYARFPEFLSDPSKRRRDAWTYMDARDLGQIVDLCIEKDGLGFQIFNAVNDNIVAELPTAEFLGKHAPSIPVTRAMDTFEGPISNRKLRDVLGFRQEYDWRTQRPG
- a CDS encoding mandelate racemase/muconate lactonizing enzyme family protein; protein product: MKITDLRCAVIGKHPIVRVVTDEGVYGLGEVEYTKTYLKPFVLHFREALLGEDPTDVERVMLKIRQRGSFKPYGAAVSAIEHALWDIAGKAAGVPAYKLLGGKVRDKVRVYNGSIRRKRTGDRPEDYAADVKWMMEQPQNFFMVKQGISFHSNMKDSIEDFHYGVTQKKAGYHGAMDQGVISERGFNHMLDCVAAMKEVLGDKVSLALDCGPGWMLPDAIKFARAVEKYNLMWLEDMLTGDYVPWVNPQAYRELTTSTSTPIHTGEQIYLRHNFKELIETQAVRIIGPDPADIGGIAELKWVAEHAYMHSILMAPHGTANGLLGLGALINVCATLPANYIAFEYPSASDPWWEDLVIGLPAQIVKDSMVDLLEAPGLGLDIDAEAARKYLKEEDAGFFDR
- a CDS encoding NIPSNAP family protein, translating into MIYELRIYDCLPGRLPALLKRFSEQTLAIWERHGIRQAGFFTTAIGENSNRLTYFLAWESLAEREAKWTAFVSDPVWHKAREESERDGQIVANISSQLLTPTAFSSVK